Proteins from a single region of Candidatus Amarolinea dominans:
- a CDS encoding PAS domain S-box protein, whose translation MSLRTKVILAWVITTVALFVVLYVALSRILLSQFLQLETLNTLNHVQRARQALDNELETLRATTTDWASWDDSYEFMQTGSEDFVDSNLMPETLETLRLNILLYVTPAGAVFRGRAYDLQTRQLLPLPTDLLAQLPALHQLTLSAPGGPMSGLLVLPEGPLIFAVQPILTSHEQGPPRGALLMARFLDAPQVELLSDLIQGSVTVQSIQQADPLLPAATLHTLLDTPGTVIVLPLDAQTVTGYVALTDIYGSPALLLRVSNGREIYQATLITVRLIGLALLLIGIVFGVLAVILLERVLLTRVSRLAADVHAIGTDDATLALRTGVTGSDELTGLARSINSMLDRLAASHQARLDSETRYRSMVEQSSEGILLMDAQTRAIMDANPRVCELLGYTLAEICTVTLYDLVALAPPALDANIERVLTSGHFHVAERHYRRRDGTLIPVEVTAALLQIENRQAISVLLHDITQRKQMELVAREQQTLTEALRDTAAALSSTLDFDELLDRILDNVGKVLPHDTSEIMLITGDIAQIVRVRGYNEPNQAAFVLSLRFRVEETANLRHMLQTGLPLAIPDTRTFPGWVALPEIAWLRSLAGAPIRRKGVMVGLVTVGSATAGFYQQAHAERLQAFADQAGVAIENAHLYEAVQQHAAEMEERVAERTHALLEANVKLRELDVMKSQFVSNVSHELRTPLANIKLYLTLLASGKPERHAQYMTTLHREANLLHRLIEDLLQISRLDLDKTTPILVPVDVNHLLITLAQDREPLVNERGLTLHLLMNAAPLWAQADHRLLIQILTTLMTNAMNYTAAGGTITLRSFVAQSAGAEWVCVAVNDTGPGIPAEEQAQVFNRFFRGQAALHSKVPGTGLGLAICQEIVKLHGGHLTLDSQVGQGSTFTVMLKPALSP comes from the coding sequence ATGTCGCTGCGTACTAAAGTCATTCTGGCGTGGGTTATAACGACCGTCGCACTGTTTGTGGTGCTGTACGTGGCGCTGTCGCGCATTCTACTCAGCCAGTTTCTCCAACTTGAGACGCTCAACACCCTCAATCATGTGCAGCGCGCCCGGCAGGCGCTCGACAATGAACTCGAGACCTTGCGTGCCACCACAACGGACTGGGCGTCTTGGGACGATAGCTATGAGTTCATGCAAACCGGCAGCGAGGATTTCGTTGACTCCAATCTGATGCCTGAAACTCTGGAGACGTTGCGTCTGAATATTCTGCTCTACGTGACCCCTGCCGGCGCTGTTTTCCGCGGTCGAGCCTATGATTTGCAGACTCGCCAACTGCTCCCACTGCCTACCGATCTGTTGGCGCAGCTACCGGCCCTGCATCAACTGACGCTCTCCGCACCTGGCGGCCCCATGAGCGGGCTGCTTGTGTTGCCCGAAGGCCCCCTCATCTTCGCCGTCCAACCCATTCTGACCAGTCACGAGCAAGGCCCGCCGCGCGGCGCCCTGCTGATGGCGCGCTTTCTCGATGCGCCGCAGGTGGAGCTTTTGAGCGACCTAATCCAGGGCTCTGTCACGGTGCAATCCATCCAGCAAGCGGACCCGTTGCTGCCGGCCGCCACGCTGCACACCCTGCTGGACACACCGGGCACGGTCATAGTGCTGCCGCTCGACGCCCAGACTGTGACCGGCTACGTTGCCCTCACCGACATCTACGGTAGCCCCGCGCTCTTGCTGCGCGTGTCCAATGGTCGTGAGATCTACCAGGCCACCTTGATCACGGTGCGCCTCATCGGGCTGGCGCTGCTCCTGATCGGCATCGTCTTCGGCGTGCTGGCTGTGATCTTGTTGGAACGAGTTCTTCTCACACGCGTCTCCCGGCTGGCCGCGGATGTCCATGCGATCGGTACGGATGACGCCACGCTTGCGCTGCGCACCGGCGTCACGGGCAGCGATGAGTTGACTGGGCTGGCCCGTTCGATCAATTCGATGCTCGATCGCCTCGCCGCGTCGCACCAGGCACGCCTTGACAGCGAGACACGCTATCGCAGCATGGTCGAACAATCGTCCGAAGGCATCCTGCTCATGGATGCGCAGACCCGGGCCATCATGGACGCGAATCCCCGTGTCTGCGAGCTGCTGGGCTACACGCTGGCCGAGATCTGCACAGTGACCCTCTACGACCTGGTGGCGCTTGCGCCTCCAGCGCTAGATGCCAACATCGAACGGGTGCTGACGAGCGGACATTTTCATGTCGCCGAACGTCATTACCGACGCCGCGATGGGACGCTGATTCCGGTCGAAGTGACGGCGGCACTCCTGCAGATCGAAAATCGCCAGGCCATTTCCGTCCTGTTGCACGACATCACGCAGCGCAAACAGATGGAGCTGGTGGCGCGCGAGCAGCAAACGTTGACCGAGGCCCTGCGCGACACTGCCGCCGCGCTCAGCAGCACGCTCGATTTCGACGAGCTGCTCGACCGCATTCTCGATAACGTCGGCAAAGTCCTGCCCCATGACACGTCTGAGATCATGCTCATCACCGGCGACATCGCCCAGATCGTGCGTGTGCGCGGCTACAACGAGCCGAATCAGGCGGCATTTGTACTGAGCCTACGCTTTCGCGTCGAGGAAACGGCCAATCTTCGCCACATGCTGCAAACAGGGCTTCCGTTAGCCATTCCTGATACGCGCACCTTTCCAGGATGGGTTGCTCTGCCAGAGATCGCCTGGCTGCGCTCCCTTGCCGGCGCGCCGATCCGCCGCAAGGGCGTCATGGTCGGTCTCGTCACCGTAGGCAGCGCCACCGCCGGCTTCTACCAACAGGCCCATGCCGAGCGCCTGCAAGCCTTCGCGGACCAGGCCGGCGTGGCGATCGAAAATGCTCACCTGTATGAAGCCGTACAGCAGCACGCGGCCGAGATGGAAGAACGGGTGGCCGAGCGCACGCACGCCCTGCTGGAGGCAAACGTCAAACTGCGGGAGCTCGATGTCATGAAGAGCCAATTTGTCTCCAACGTCTCGCACGAACTGCGCACCCCGTTGGCCAACATCAAACTCTACCTGACGCTGCTGGCAAGCGGCAAACCCGAGCGGCATGCGCAATACATGACCACCCTGCATCGCGAAGCCAACCTGTTGCACCGTTTGATCGAAGACCTGCTCCAGATCTCGCGCCTGGATCTCGACAAGACAACGCCGATTTTGGTCCCGGTGGATGTCAATCACCTGCTCATCACCCTGGCGCAGGATCGTGAGCCGTTGGTGAACGAACGCGGCCTGACCCTGCATCTGTTGATGAATGCGGCTCCCCTGTGGGCGCAGGCCGATCACCGCCTGCTGATTCAGATACTCACCACCTTGATGACCAACGCCATGAACTACACAGCGGCCGGCGGGACCATCACCCTGCGTTCATTCGTCGCGCAGTCAGCCGGCGCCGAATGGGTCTGTGTGGCGGTCAACGATACCGGCCCTGGAATTCCGGCTGAGGAACAGGCCCAGGTATTCAATCGGTTCTTCCGCGGCCAGGCCGCCTTGCACAGCAAGGTCCCAGGCACCGGGTTGGGACTGGCCATCTGTCAGGAAATCGTCAAACTGCACGGCGGCCACCTCACCCTTGACAGCCAGGTGGGCCAGGGCAGCACCTTCACCGTCATGCTCAAGCCGGCGCTGTCCCCGTGA
- a CDS encoding response regulator transcription factor has translation MPPELRVVIIADDPLARMGLAAHLAGEPGCQVIGQAPADGELALALAVYRPDAALWDLGWDPQRPALPGGKSALEQLTDLERPQIPIVALLPDATHAPALWAAAVRSLLFRDAAPAVIVAALAAAAAGLVVLDPALAPARVVPGERSHVALLEELTPRELDVLRCLAEGLPNKEIARQLAISEHTVKFHVNAILSKLGAQGRTEAVVRATRLGLINL, from the coding sequence ATGCCACCTGAACTGCGGGTCGTGATCATCGCCGATGATCCCCTGGCGCGCATGGGCCTGGCCGCGCACCTGGCCGGTGAACCAGGCTGCCAGGTGATCGGCCAGGCGCCTGCCGATGGTGAACTGGCGCTGGCGCTGGCCGTCTATCGCCCGGACGCGGCGCTGTGGGACCTCGGCTGGGATCCGCAGCGACCAGCCCTCCCTGGCGGCAAATCGGCCCTGGAACAGCTCACTGACCTCGAACGCCCTCAGATTCCGATCGTCGCCCTGCTGCCGGATGCCACGCATGCCCCCGCGCTGTGGGCAGCCGCTGTGCGCAGCCTGCTCTTCCGCGACGCTGCCCCTGCCGTGATCGTCGCTGCGCTGGCCGCGGCCGCCGCCGGCCTGGTCGTGCTCGATCCTGCCCTGGCTCCCGCGCGGGTCGTGCCCGGCGAGCGCTCTCACGTCGCGCTGTTGGAGGAACTGACCCCCCGTGAGTTGGATGTCCTGCGGTGCCTGGCCGAGGGTCTGCCCAACAAAGAAATCGCCCGCCAACTCGCCATCAGCGAACACACCGTCAAGTTCCACGTCAACGCCATTCTGAGCAAACTGGGCGCCCAGGGCCGCACCGAAGCCGTCGTGCGGGCCACGCGCCTGGGGTTGATCAACCTCTGA
- a CDS encoding trypsin-like peptidase domain-containing protein has protein sequence MASVLQDFSDALALTVEGTGSAVVRVEARRRLPATGIVWSAAGVIVTAHHVVEQDDHVGIGLHDGRTLSARLLGRDPTTDVAVLQAQIGQGQLPLTVPTWADPTDLRVGHLALALGRPGQRVLATFGIVSALGEGWRTPAGGEVDHYLQSDVVMYPGFSGGPLVDAAGHIIGMNTSAMLRGVSLTIPAPTLRRVVETILSHGHVRRGYLGVSAQAARLPALLAQQLQQESGLLLGSVEADGPADKAGLFMGDTLISLDSQPVRHLDDLMALLTGERVGRPLSARIVRGGQVQTLDVVIGERSA, from the coding sequence ATGGCTTCAGTTTTACAGGATTTTTCGGATGCGTTGGCGCTCACCGTGGAGGGGACCGGGTCGGCGGTGGTGCGTGTGGAAGCGCGGCGGCGCTTGCCCGCGACCGGCATCGTCTGGTCGGCCGCCGGCGTGATTGTGACGGCGCACCATGTGGTCGAGCAGGATGACCATGTGGGCATCGGCCTGCATGACGGGCGCACCCTGTCGGCGCGCCTGCTGGGGCGTGACCCAACCACCGATGTGGCGGTGCTGCAGGCGCAGATCGGCCAGGGACAGCTGCCCCTGACTGTGCCAACCTGGGCCGATCCGACCGACCTGCGTGTGGGACACTTGGCGCTGGCGCTGGGGCGTCCTGGTCAGCGTGTCCTGGCCACCTTCGGCATCGTCAGCGCCCTGGGCGAGGGCTGGCGCACACCGGCCGGCGGTGAAGTTGACCACTATCTGCAGAGCGATGTAGTCATGTATCCCGGTTTTTCTGGCGGCCCCCTGGTGGATGCGGCCGGCCACATCATCGGCATGAACACCTCCGCCATGCTGCGCGGCGTCAGTCTGACCATCCCCGCGCCCACGCTGCGCCGCGTCGTAGAGACCATCCTCTCGCATGGCCACGTGCGCCGCGGCTACCTCGGCGTCAGTGCGCAGGCCGCACGCCTCCCGGCTCTGCTCGCTCAGCAGTTGCAGCAGGAGAGCGGTCTGCTGCTCGGTTCCGTCGAGGCCGATGGCCCGGCCGACAAGGCTGGCCTTTTCATGGGCGACACACTCATCAGCCTGGATAGCCAGCCGGTGCGGCATCTCGATGATCTCATGGCCCTGTTGACCGGTGAACGGGTGGGGCGGCCGCTGTCGGCGCGCATCGTGCGTGGGGGCCAGGTGCAAACCCTCGATGTCGTCATCGGCGAGCGCAGCGCGTAG
- a CDS encoding pentapeptide repeat-containing protein: MGSNDDCCCLLFSCNLIRHLAGGEYRRGFGERGFGERGLGERGLGECGFRECGFRECGFRECGFRECGFRECGFRERGFGECGFRERGFGERGFRECGFRECGFGERGFGECGFGECGFRECGFGERGFGECGFGERGFRECGFGERGFRERGFGERGFRERGFGECGFGERGFGECGFGEGGFGECGFGERGFRERGFGERGLGGRAGGDVGVTGIGLLWRDGRVL; the protein is encoded by the coding sequence TTGGGATCTAATGATGATTGCTGTTGTCTGCTTTTTTCATGCAACTTGATCCGGCACCTTGCGGGGGGGGAGTACAGGCGCGGATTTGGGGAGCGCGGATTTGGGGAGCGCGGATTAGGGGAGCGCGGATTAGGGGAGTGCGGATTTAGGGAGTGCGGATTTAGGGAGTGCGGATTTAGGGAGTGCGGATTTAGGGAGTGCGGATTTAGGGAGTGCGGATTTAGGGAGCGCGGATTTGGGGAGTGCGGATTTAGGGAGCGCGGATTTGGGGAGCGCGGATTTAGGGAGTGCGGATTTAGGGAGTGCGGATTTGGGGAGCGCGGATTTGGGGAGTGCGGATTTGGGGAGTGCGGATTTAGGGAGTGCGGATTTGGGGAGCGCGGATTTGGGGAGTGCGGATTTGGGGAGCGCGGATTTAGGGAGTGCGGATTTGGGGAGCGCGGATTTAGGGAGCGCGGATTTGGGGAGCGCGGATTTAGGGAGCGCGGATTTGGGGAGTGCGGGTTTGGGGAGCGCGGATTTGGGGAGTGCGGGTTTGGGGAGGGCGGATTTGGGGAGTGCGGATTTGGGGAGCGCGGATTTAGGGAGCGCGGATTTGGGGAGCGCGGATTGGGGGGGCGCGCGGGTGGTGATGTGGGCGTGACCGGTATTGGCCTTTTGTGGCGTGATGGGAGGGTGCTGTGA
- a CDS encoding GxxExxY protein, with amino-acid sequence MIKLLHADISDKAWRAYYSVYNAHGHNYPEAFYEEMMRLEFGALGVRCATQVEYAVTYKDVVVGKHITDTEIEDCVVLEYKVQPELRSRHEMQLLSYLKVSGKPVGLLLNFGSLKPQGQRRVLTPEGMRPLAPWNPEITDPDLLYPELTLALRNAAREVYHTLGPGFLLRIYVSALRVELRAQGIPCQRARKLMVTHRGQPIGEVTFHHFIVDEKLVLAPVSVPQISQSEANKVRTLMATHGLRLGMIVNYRNEKMEVKYVRGKG; translated from the coding sequence GTGATCAAACTGCTGCATGCGGACATCAGCGATAAGGCTTGGCGCGCGTACTACAGCGTGTACAATGCGCACGGGCACAATTATCCGGAGGCATTTTACGAAGAGATGATGCGTCTGGAGTTTGGGGCATTGGGAGTGCGCTGCGCGACGCAGGTGGAGTATGCGGTGACCTACAAGGATGTCGTGGTGGGCAAGCATATCACTGACACGGAGATCGAGGACTGTGTCGTGCTGGAGTACAAGGTGCAGCCGGAGTTGCGGTCACGCCACGAGATGCAGTTGTTGTCCTACCTGAAGGTTTCGGGCAAACCGGTGGGGCTACTGCTCAATTTTGGCAGTCTGAAGCCGCAGGGTCAACGGCGGGTGTTGACGCCGGAGGGAATGCGACCGTTGGCGCCGTGGAATCCAGAAATCACCGACCCTGATCTGTTGTACCCGGAATTGACGCTGGCGCTGCGCAATGCAGCACGCGAGGTGTATCACACGTTGGGGCCAGGGTTTTTGCTGCGCATCTATGTCAGCGCGCTGCGTGTGGAGCTTCGTGCGCAGGGCATCCCCTGCCAACGCGCGCGTAAACTGATGGTGACACATCGCGGCCAGCCCATTGGCGAGGTCACGTTTCACCATTTCATCGTGGATGAAAAGCTGGTGCTGGCACCCGTATCTGTACCGCAGATCAGCCAGTCGGAGGCCAACAAGGTGCGGACTCTCATGGCCACACACGGGCTACGGCTGGGGATGATCGTGAATTATCGGAACGAGAAGATGGAAGTGAAGTATGTGAGGGGGAAGGGATGA
- a CDS encoding peptidoglycan DD-metalloendopeptidase family protein, whose translation MIYNGDRRTDPANEQCTFGFNCYDGHDGIDYNTGTAAVVAAASGTATVYRDWNFGDGCPNVNAVIIDHGSGYKTKYWHLSLIDIDNGPVTEGDQIGLSGSTGCSTGPHLHFGVTLNNQKVDPYGWKGRYADPWSATSTCLWRDDCGATLPPSSNFGGTGGIVKSGSGQAVGGAFVSLVGGNYTLETATNRDGVYMFPVAPTGSVRISAYRNREFGTVNHVVQINSFNYAPEIRFNACVSLVAQDSSNERQPLDCGVPPTCPTSGGVILYKDWQYQCANEGEGSGWVRRDSTGWQNVGGFNNRASSVRVPSGWSVKLFEHGDRGGGWACRNSNDDNFGGNQFNNGASLNDAVSSFEVFNVPNCGDNHAPNTPSLQSPGDGHVATDGRAPQLCWNNNGDPDGDSVQFYAEVYGSAVNANSGWTGSTCWRPGNLDGQYYGYQWHVKARDNYGAESGWSTTWHFTIQQPNQPPSISFNTANGSTAGQISSRDRTWAFAGTANDPEGQLNRIEFRCDNCDNAGSGPNQTNGNTWSLTRTDMAGQNDVYFVAYDNLNQNAASRHLDLRIDLAPPVTTVSFNNEANPANWPTWFTTAVTVRLHADDGNTGRARSGVSQVRYRLDNGGWQTVSGSDASFVVGTDGSHSVEYYALDNVGNQESSRTVNFQIDQTPPSSLSGVVETHSVVNGQWQRDHNVATFTWNASSDPTSGVWGYQLYFGEDPNGTAYQTFLAAEPRTWTPQPGGVHTGSYFLRGRVRDVAGNWTPWATLHNFRYDGTPPENPSGITHAAGIANDVWQNVTSTPNFTWPAPHDEGSGIQGYSVYWGDNPAGTSSSFSPANSFASATPLCGSSAACTGYLRLRSRDNVNNEAEDWTTGFVLRYDNAPPTVDFTINGGVTQTTQTLITLDITAADAGSGVQEMRISGDGAAWTPWETYATQRPWTIPGISRQWWPVYVQVRDGVGLTSDVISHTVYLDVNPQQPRSLSYRLFDHALSAGSGAYTSTLYSGRGTLGQILDSPRISSTHYFFQGGYEAGSQALPIIEPGHDEFQFINGIFASGNGSHPMTSTLYSLQGTLGEPGLPNNETTLQSQNHRHQPGFLAAGLPMGTPTPTPTPTPTPTPTPTPRCEFSTVSINDGDSFTHSTAVTLTLCSPSAVEMKVSNDGGFGGAVWEPYAETRDWTITSYGQYVLPRFVYAAFKDVNGVIHATYFDDIILDPNPPIGQLAVGEEQLVLRSAMARGQQPADASQPASFGDLNWITPRPSQAAPYAEPRQDGTVPIYVIASDDNSGLAEMQISANAAFTDTTWEPYSALRPWTPAGGDGIKTVYARFRDSAGNISTVANTSFALDTLPPLGGIAIGQRIVGPDTITTTVYLGAEDNLSGVQDMRLSTDPGFGAAPWVPYTTTVTWPVSLTAQSVITLYAQYRDVAGNGSEVYSDILLADISPPLVYVEVAPGNTLTRTVTILAYDGLAGQSAGVGIMRLSNDPLLLDGVVTMPYTPTVAWTFDEQAVVWVQVKDMVGNWSEPYPAYAPPGCDLAGGDDLITVADLQAEASRWQQSAGLPYDRNGDNLVTIVDIMWYAARWGGSCSQ comes from the coding sequence GTGATTTATAATGGCGACCGTCGTACCGACCCGGCAAATGAGCAATGCACATTCGGATTCAATTGCTATGATGGGCATGATGGCATTGATTATAATACTGGAACAGCTGCTGTTGTTGCTGCAGCAAGCGGCACAGCCACTGTTTATCGAGACTGGAATTTCGGAGACGGATGTCCTAATGTCAATGCAGTCATCATTGATCATGGAAGTGGCTACAAGACAAAGTATTGGCATTTGAGCCTTATCGATATCGACAACGGGCCTGTTACAGAAGGCGACCAAATTGGCCTTAGCGGCAGTACCGGTTGTTCTACGGGCCCGCATTTGCATTTTGGAGTGACTCTCAACAATCAAAAGGTAGATCCGTATGGATGGAAAGGGCGCTATGCCGATCCGTGGAGTGCAACATCAACATGCCTATGGCGAGATGATTGTGGAGCCACTTTGCCGCCCTCAAGTAACTTTGGTGGGACAGGAGGAATAGTTAAGAGTGGCAGTGGACAGGCAGTTGGTGGTGCATTTGTATCACTGGTAGGCGGTAACTATACTTTGGAGACAGCAACCAATAGGGACGGAGTATACATGTTTCCGGTGGCACCCACAGGCTCCGTGCGAATCTCGGCTTACAGAAACCGAGAATTTGGCACCGTGAATCATGTCGTACAAATTAACTCGTTCAATTACGCCCCAGAAATACGGTTCAACGCCTGTGTTTCACTGGTTGCACAAGATAGTTCAAATGAACGACAGCCGCTCGATTGCGGCGTTCCACCCACCTGCCCCACCTCCGGCGGCGTCATCCTCTACAAAGACTGGCAGTACCAGTGCGCCAACGAAGGCGAAGGCAGCGGGTGGGTGCGCCGCGACTCAACCGGCTGGCAGAATGTGGGCGGCTTCAACAACCGCGCATCCTCCGTACGTGTCCCTTCCGGCTGGTCGGTCAAACTCTTCGAGCACGGCGACCGCGGCGGCGGCTGGGCCTGCCGCAACAGCAACGACGACAACTTTGGCGGCAATCAGTTCAACAACGGCGCCAGTCTGAATGATGCTGTCTCGTCGTTTGAGGTCTTCAACGTACCGAACTGCGGCGACAATCACGCACCGAACACGCCATCTCTCCAGAGCCCTGGTGATGGGCATGTCGCCACTGACGGTCGTGCGCCGCAGCTGTGTTGGAACAACAACGGCGATCCCGACGGCGACTCGGTGCAGTTCTACGCCGAAGTCTACGGCAGCGCAGTCAACGCCAACAGCGGCTGGACTGGCAGCACCTGCTGGCGACCTGGCAATCTGGATGGCCAGTATTACGGTTACCAATGGCACGTCAAGGCCAGGGATAACTATGGCGCTGAGAGCGGCTGGAGCACCACCTGGCACTTCACCATTCAGCAGCCCAACCAGCCCCCCTCTATCTCCTTCAACACCGCCAACGGTAGCACGGCCGGTCAGATCAGCAGCCGTGACCGCACCTGGGCCTTCGCCGGCACGGCCAACGACCCCGAAGGCCAGCTCAACCGTATCGAGTTCCGCTGTGACAACTGCGACAATGCCGGCAGCGGCCCCAACCAGACCAATGGCAACACCTGGTCGCTGACACGCACCGACATGGCCGGCCAGAACGACGTCTACTTCGTGGCCTACGATAACCTGAATCAAAACGCGGCCAGCCGCCATCTCGATCTGCGCATTGACCTGGCTCCCCCTGTGACAACCGTCAGCTTCAACAACGAGGCCAACCCCGCGAACTGGCCTACCTGGTTCACCACTGCGGTGACCGTGCGCCTGCACGCGGACGATGGCAATACGGGCCGGGCGCGCAGCGGGGTCAGCCAGGTGCGCTACCGGCTCGATAACGGCGGCTGGCAGACGGTCAGCGGCAGCGATGCCAGCTTCGTGGTCGGCACCGACGGCAGCCACAGCGTCGAGTATTACGCCCTGGACAATGTGGGCAACCAGGAAAGCAGTCGGACGGTCAACTTCCAGATTGACCAGACACCCCCCAGTTCGCTATCCGGCGTGGTCGAGACCCACTCTGTGGTCAATGGTCAGTGGCAGCGCGATCACAACGTGGCGACCTTCACCTGGAACGCCTCGAGCGATCCCACCTCCGGGGTGTGGGGCTATCAACTCTACTTCGGCGAGGATCCCAACGGCACGGCGTATCAGACCTTCCTGGCAGCCGAGCCGCGCACGTGGACCCCGCAGCCAGGTGGGGTGCATACCGGCAGCTATTTCCTGCGCGGCCGTGTGCGTGATGTGGCCGGTAACTGGACGCCGTGGGCCACACTGCACAACTTCCGCTACGATGGCACACCCCCGGAGAACCCCAGCGGCATCACCCACGCCGCCGGCATCGCCAACGATGTCTGGCAAAACGTCACGAGCACGCCGAATTTCACCTGGCCCGCGCCGCACGACGAAGGTTCGGGCATCCAGGGCTATTCCGTGTACTGGGGAGATAACCCTGCCGGCACCAGCAGCAGCTTCAGCCCGGCCAACAGCTTCGCCTCTGCGACGCCGCTGTGTGGCAGCAGCGCCGCCTGCACCGGCTACCTGCGTCTGCGCAGCCGGGATAACGTCAACAACGAGGCCGAAGATTGGACAACCGGCTTTGTCCTGCGCTACGACAATGCGCCGCCTACGGTGGACTTCACGATTAACGGCGGCGTCACGCAGACCACCCAAACCCTGATCACCCTCGACATCACGGCTGCGGACGCCGGCAGCGGCGTGCAGGAGATGCGGATTTCGGGCGATGGTGCGGCCTGGACACCCTGGGAGACCTACGCCACGCAGCGCCCCTGGACCATCCCAGGAATCAGCCGGCAGTGGTGGCCGGTGTACGTGCAGGTGCGTGACGGCGTCGGCCTGACCTCAGACGTGATCTCGCACACCGTCTACCTGGATGTCAATCCACAGCAGCCGCGCTCGCTGAGCTACCGTCTCTTCGATCATGCGCTGAGCGCAGGCAGCGGCGCCTACACCTCCACCCTCTACAGCGGTCGGGGTACCCTGGGCCAAATCCTCGACTCCCCGCGCATCTCGAGCACCCACTACTTCTTCCAGGGGGGCTACGAAGCGGGCAGCCAGGCGTTGCCGATCATCGAGCCGGGGCACGACGAGTTCCAGTTCATCAACGGCATCTTCGCCTCCGGCAACGGCTCGCACCCGATGACCTCCACGCTCTACAGCCTGCAGGGTACTCTGGGCGAGCCGGGGCTGCCCAATAACGAAACGACCCTGCAGAGCCAGAATCATCGCCATCAGCCCGGCTTCCTGGCGGCTGGCCTGCCGATGGGTACGCCAACGCCAACCCCAACGCCGACCCCCACACCGACGCCAACGCCCACCCCGCGCTGCGAGTTCTCGACGGTCAGCATCAATGACGGTGACTCCTTCACCCACAGCACCGCGGTCACACTGACGCTTTGTTCACCGAGTGCCGTAGAGATGAAGGTCAGCAACGACGGCGGGTTTGGCGGCGCAGTCTGGGAGCCTTATGCCGAAACCAGGGACTGGACGATTACGAGCTACGGGCAGTATGTGCTGCCGCGCTTCGTGTACGCCGCTTTCAAGGACGTCAACGGCGTCATCCATGCCACCTACTTCGATGACATCATCCTCGATCCCAACCCGCCCATTGGGCAGTTGGCCGTGGGGGAGGAGCAGTTGGTTCTGCGCAGCGCCATGGCGCGGGGCCAGCAGCCGGCAGACGCCTCGCAGCCGGCCTCGTTTGGCGATCTCAATTGGATCACGCCGCGCCCATCCCAGGCCGCTCCCTATGCCGAACCGCGGCAGGATGGCACGGTGCCCATCTACGTGATCGCTTCGGACGATAACAGCGGCCTGGCCGAGATGCAGATCAGCGCCAACGCCGCCTTCACCGACACTACCTGGGAGCCGTACTCGGCGCTCAGACCGTGGACGCCCGCGGGAGGCGACGGGATCAAGACGGTCTACGCCCGCTTCCGCGACAGCGCTGGCAATATCTCGACCGTGGCCAACACCAGCTTTGCCTTGGATACGTTGCCCCCCTTGGGTGGCATCGCCATTGGCCAGCGGATCGTGGGGCCGGACACCATCACGACGACGGTCTACCTGGGTGCGGAAGATAACCTGAGTGGCGTGCAAGACATGCGGCTGAGCACCGATCCTGGGTTTGGTGCTGCGCCCTGGGTGCCATACACCACGACCGTAACCTGGCCTGTGTCGCTGACCGCCCAGTCGGTCATCACGCTCTATGCGCAGTACCGGGATGTGGCCGGCAATGGCTCGGAGGTTTACAGCGACATCCTCCTCGCCGACATCTCGCCGCCGCTGGTATATGTCGAAGTGGCGCCCGGCAACACCCTCACGCGCACCGTGACCATCCTGGCCTATGACGGTCTGGCCGGGCAAAGCGCCGGCGTGGGAATCATGCGCCTGAGCAATGATCCCCTGCTGCTCGACGGCGTCGTCACCATGCCCTACACGCCAACCGTCGCCTGGACCTTCGACGAACAAGCCGTGGTCTGGGTGCAGGTCAAGGACATGGTGGGCAACTGGAGCGAGCCGTATCCCGCCTATGCGCCGCCTGGCTGCGATCTGGCCGGCGGCGATGACCTCATCACTGTCGCCGACCTGCAGGCCGAAGCCAGCCGCTGGCAGCAGAGCGCCGGACTGCCCTACGACCGCAATGGCGACAATCTGGTGACCATTGTAGACATCATGTGGTACGCCGCACGCTGGGGCGGCAGTTGTTCGCAGTAA